The following coding sequences lie in one Musa acuminata AAA Group cultivar baxijiao chromosome BXJ3-1, Cavendish_Baxijiao_AAA, whole genome shotgun sequence genomic window:
- the LOC103988350 gene encoding transcription factor GTE4 encodes MASGPAAAAAAADDGDGISETRRTPELKVYSRRRRGKNPPAADAQNPQPSSRETLATTTTTGDVDSSLQQPPPPPPSPPERHQFQRSASSGNEASSLNRHEPEATPDPKGSAPHQQNGHVAVEDAKRSQGEARDLRRMLTAQLDQVRDLLKRLETREHQLSAIPSAGGGGSGVGAAPSQLSVNHVNTPVASKRESVFSEAISATPAPLRPQLNILVPPGVGSRNSLGTSTIEREKRTPKANQYFRSSDFILGKEKFPPSVSQKKSKSSKSRKHSTVESDYRASANKKIYANAFRSCRTLLDKLMKHNFGWVFNKPVDVEGLGLYDYFSIIKHPMDLGTVQSRVASNFYESPLEFAADVRRTFQNAMLYNPKGQDVHVMAEQLLNVFEERWSLIETEFTEHLHQLHLFSMRNPPSLDMRTLEMSSSTVQPMEIDMRPVVQPMEIDMRPEQNQTQHFGRPTALKKPKANDINKRDMTFREKQTLRRHLESLPPEKLETVVQIIKKRNSVLNLHDDEIEVDIDCVDAETLWELDRFVTNYKKTLSKHKRKAELAMLARAEAERHNRERLNGEDPYPVVAEVPEQVKNAVDQNKVAAPLTEAVANNGNDESGSSGSSRSSSDSGSSDSDSDTESSSSYESDAAHSPGN; translated from the exons ATGGCTTCGggccccgctgccgctgccgccgccgccgacgaCGGCGATGGCATCAGTGAGACCCGACGGACGCCGGAGTTAAAGGTATACAGCCGCAGGCGTCGCGGTAAGAACCCCCCTGCGGCCGACGCCCAGAACCCCCAGCCCTCCTCCcgggaaaccctagccaccactACCACCACCGGCGACGTTGACTCCTCCCTTCAGCAACCGCCTCCGCCGCCCCCTTCTCCGCCGGAGCGTCACCAGTTCCAACGCTCGGCCTCTTCGGGCAACGAGGCCTCGAGCCTGAACCGCCACGAGCCGGAGGCCACGCCCGACCCCAAGGGCTCTGCTCCCCACCAGCAGAACGGCCACGTTGCGGTTGAGGACGCCAAGCGGTCGCAAGGGGAGGCCCGTGACCTACGCCGGATGCTCACCGCCCAGCTGGATCAGGTGAGGGACCTCCTCAAGAGGCTTGAGACCCGTGAGCACCAGCTCTCCGCCATCCCCTCTGCTGGCGGCGGAGGCAGCGGCGTCGGTGCTGCTCCTTCTCAACTCTCGGTAAATCATGTCAACACTCCGGTGGCGAGTAAGAGAGAATCGGTGTTTTCCGAGGCCATTTCTGCCACCCCTGCCCCATTACGTCCCCAGCTCAACATCTTGGTGCCACCTGGTGTCGGTTCCAGGAACAGCCTTGGTACTTCCACGATAGAAAGGGAGAAGAGAACGCCCAAGGCGAATCAGTACTTCCGTAGCTCGGATTTCATTCTGgggaaggagaagtttcctcctTCAGTATCTCAGAAGAAGTCCAAGTCCAGCAAAAGCAGGAAGCACTCGACCGTGGAATCAGATTATAGGGCATCAGCCAACAAGAAAATTTATGCGAATGCCTTCAGGAGCTGCCGGACACTGCTCGATAAGCTCATGAAGCACAATTTTGGATGGGTATTCAATAAGCCAGTGGACGTCGAGGGTCTCGGTCTCTATGATTACTTCTCCATCATAAAGCACCCAATGGACCTTGGCACCGTGCAATCCCGCGTTGCCAGTAATTTCTACGAGTCTCCCTTGGAATTTGCAGCAGATGTTAGACGTACATTCCAGAACGCCATGTTGTACAATCCCAAGGGGCAGGATGTGCACGTTATGGCTGAGCAGCTCCTCAACGTCTTTGAGGAGAGATGGTCACTGATCGAGACAGAGTTCACTGAGCATTTGCATCAGCTACATTTGTTCAGTATGAGAAACCCCCCCTCTTTGGATATGAGAACTCTTGAGATGTCGAGCTCCACTGTGCAACCCATGGAGATCGATATGAGGCCTGTGGTGCAACCCATGGAGATTGATATGAGGCCCGAACAAAACCAGACCCAACATTTTGGCCGGCCTACAGCTCTGAAGAAACCCAAGGCTAATGACATAAACAAGCGGGACATGACATTCCGGGAGAAGCAGACATTGAGACGTCATTTGGAGAGCCTGCCACCAGAGAAGCTGGAAACTGTTGTACAAATTATTAAGAAGAGGAACTCTGTTTTGAACCTACATGATGACGAGATTGAGGTGGACATAGATTGTGTAGATGCAGAAACACTTTGGGAGCTTGATAGATTTGTAACTAACTATAAGAAGACTCTAAGTAAGCACAAACGGAAGGCAGAGCTTGCGATGCTTGCTAGGGCTGAGGCAGAGCGCCACAACCGAGAAAGGTTGAATGGAGAG GATCCTTATCCAGTTGTTGCTGAAGTGCCCGAGCAAGTCAAGAATG CGGTGGATCAGAATAAGGTTGCTGCTCCTTTGACAGAAGCAGTAGCAAATAATGGAAATGATGAGAGTGGGTCAAGTGGTTCCAGTCGATCCAGCAGTGACTCTGGATCCTCTGATTCTG ATTCTGATACTGAAAGCTCCTCATCATATGAATCGGATGCTGCACATTCGCCTGGGAATTGA